The Trueperaceae bacterium DNA segment TGGCTCTTGGCCGGCTGGACCGCGCCGAACGCCAGGAGTCCGGCGACGAGAGCTAACACCCTCGATGTGATCCGCATGGCTCCCCTTCCCGCCGGTCCACGGGCCACCGTGGCCGGCACCACCTCGAAATCGCAAGTGAGTCATCCTAGCGCAGATCGGAAGCGGGTTCTGCTTTGTTCCCGTGATATCGTCGCCCTGATGAGAGTGCAGCCGTGCCGTCTGCAGCGCCGTGGGGAAGCGTTCGTCAGGCGGTCGGCACATGTCGGGAGCGGGGCCGAGCCGCCTGCTCTGAACGCCGCGCCCCGATACCCGCTGCGACCGGCAGGGAGAGCGAGCGGGTGAGGAGGTTCCTGGATGTACCGAGGTAGAGAGGGTCAATGGGCCTTCATCCTGCACCGGCTATCGGGCGTGGCGCTGGCGCTCTATCTGCTGCTCCACGTGGTCGACATAAGCCTGGTGATGTACGGTCCCGAAGGTCCGTTCAACGCCTTCCTGGCGTTCTATCACCAGTGGCCGTTCCGCGTCGGGCTGCTGCTGGTTATCGCCGGAGTCGTGTACCACGCTTTCAACGGGTTGCGCATAATCCTCATGGACTTCACCGAGTGGGGCGTCAAGTTGCAGCGACCGATGTGGTACGGCGTCCTCGCCATCTGCGTGGTGATCGGGGTGCCGGTGGCGCTGAAGATCCTACCCGAGATAGTGGCGGGTCTCTGAGGTGGCGGCGAGACCGAGGACGCTGGGCGAGGCTCGTGCCGCGTACAGCAGCAACGGCGAGCTGGCCTGGTGGGTCTTCATGCGCATCTCCGGCCTGGTGCTGGTGTTCCTTGTGCTCGGCCATGTCTACTTCAACAACATCGTCATCGACGTAGCCGAGGTCGACTACAACTACGTCGCGGAGCGACTAAGCAAGAGCTGGGTGCGGATCTACGACACCTTCCTGCTGGGCTTCGCGATGCTGCACGGGGTCAACGGTCTTCGTTACAGCGTCGAGGACTACGTGCAGCGTCCCGGACGCCGATTCGCCTGGAAGG contains these protein-coding regions:
- the sdhD gene encoding succinate dehydrogenase, hydrophobic membrane anchor protein, whose product is MAARPRTLGEARAAYSSNGELAWWVFMRISGLVLVFLVLGHVYFNNIVIDVAEVDYNYVAERLSKSWVRIYDTFLLGFAMLHGVNGLRYSVEDYVQRPGRRFAWKVVLFTVSGIIFVLGAMTLWAFTFEEMGDAIRALNSH
- the sdhC gene encoding succinate dehydrogenase, cytochrome b556 subunit, with amino-acid sequence MYRGREGQWAFILHRLSGVALALYLLLHVVDISLVMYGPEGPFNAFLAFYHQWPFRVGLLLVIAGVVYHAFNGLRIILMDFTEWGVKLQRPMWYGVLAICVVIGVPVALKILPEIVAGL